Within the Chloroflexota bacterium genome, the region ACATAAGTCAATCACTTGTGAGATGGGCTATCGTGGCAATATTCCTTAACAATATACGCTTCACGATGGGCGAGAGTGATTAGTTGCCATTGGGCAGCGTGAAGTGCCAAAGCAGCCACTGGCAGCAGTGCTGAGATTAACTGGCTTCGTTCGGCATGAAAGTCTGAGTTGTCAAACATACTCGATGGCACAGTATTGACAATCTCTAGATCGGTAGCGCACCTGAAACCGTCGGCAGAGGGGTGATCTTGAAATGGTTGAGCTTCCTTATGATAGGTTCATACGGGCTTATACCAAGGACGATATGGTATTCAAGGAGAACAACCCCGGGAAAGAAATGTTCATCGTCCGTTCAGGGAAGATACACCTGTATAAGGAGCGGCAAGATGGAAGAATCCTCCTCGCCGCTGTTCACGAGGGAGAGTTTTTTGGGGAGATGTCTCTCGTGGATAACAGTCCTCGGTCTGCCACTGCCATCGCCGCTGAGGATACCGAGCTCATTGTTCTCGACGAACCAAAGTTCCTTTATCTTCTCCACCACCAACCCGAGTTTGCTCTGGTCGTCATGCAAAAACTGTGCGAGACTCTGCGTCGGGTGACGGATGGATGGGCGCACGAAAGACAAAATGGAAACATCCTTCCCTAAAGAACTGAGACCCAATATATATCAGCTACCGGCAGAAAAACCTGGGAGCCATGTCTACCTCATAAAAGGAGAAGCCAAGAATCTACTCATCGATACTGGGGTTACCGCCAAGTTCGCTCAGCTTGCCAGCCAGTTGCAGAAATTGGGCCTGGGTGTAAAGGATATACATTTCGTCATTCTCACTCACGAACACTTCGACCACATAGGGGCCACCA harbors:
- a CDS encoding cyclic nucleotide-binding domain-containing protein gives rise to the protein MVELPYDRFIRAYTKDDMVFKENNPGKEMFIVRSGKIHLYKERQDGRILLAAVHEGEFFGEMSLVDNSPRSATAIAAEDTELIVLDEPKFLYLLHHQPEFALVVMQKLCETLRRVTDGWAHERQNGNILP